The following coding sequences are from one Planctomycetota bacterium window:
- a CDS encoding aldehyde ferredoxin oxidoreductase family protein, which produces MTKHKLGIVDLTARKVRIEDIPESLIKRFLGGRGLNAYYLNKYLKKGTDPLSPDNVLLVGTGLLTGTLAPSSSRFSVGALSPETGFLGDANCGGFFGPELRYAGFDRLIILGKARKPSYLLVHDGRIEIRDATEYWGKDTTEAQQLFRRDLGQCEMMLCGVAGEKLVRFACVRTGIKNAAGRCGMGAVMGSKNLKAIVAQGSQGIKIKHPERMQKLVEEIKDYLMSSKITAILGTVGTPLLYEVSNAIGAIRTKNSQLNAWVDELNAHEIDKHVEKMVACSSCMVHCRHRNTMGGEGPEYTAIGLLGANLCMETPEQVIELNNICNELGLDISSSGGILSWAYELYEKGIINKETTGGLELRFGDLELSKKLLRMISRREGFGDVLAESSRAIKTFGPESADYLTAVKGLPQSDPHDVRYVKAFALGIATSSRGADHLRSRPTLEIFSKLPPEVRQKIYGTTNQDPTILDEKEKTIYFSENIFSVIDALGICKFICHGFNSPHFLKYSHFRDLIYAATGWEISEEELREVGCRIIDMERMFNLKQGLTRDDDTLPKRYFDDPMPLKVSKGHHVDRAQFALAIDRFYKLRDWTEDGKLKPERVKELEGIK; this is translated from the coding sequence ATGACCAAGCATAAATTGGGCATTGTGGACCTGACGGCCCGGAAGGTTCGGATTGAGGACATCCCTGAGAGCTTAATCAAGCGGTTCCTGGGCGGCCGGGGCCTGAATGCCTATTACCTCAATAAATACCTTAAGAAGGGCACGGACCCGCTGTCGCCGGATAATGTGCTTTTAGTCGGCACGGGTTTATTGACCGGCACGCTGGCGCCCTCCTCCAGCCGGTTCAGCGTGGGCGCTCTGTCGCCGGAGACCGGGTTTTTGGGCGATGCCAATTGCGGCGGGTTCTTCGGCCCGGAACTGCGTTATGCCGGTTTTGACCGCCTGATTATTTTAGGCAAGGCCCGGAAGCCGTCTTATCTGCTGGTTCACGACGGACGGATTGAAATCAGGGATGCCACCGAATACTGGGGCAAGGACACAACGGAGGCCCAGCAGTTGTTCCGCCGGGACTTGGGCCAGTGCGAAATGATGCTCTGCGGCGTGGCCGGCGAGAAATTGGTCCGGTTTGCCTGCGTCCGGACCGGCATCAAGAACGCGGCCGGCCGGTGCGGCATGGGCGCGGTTATGGGTTCCAAGAACCTCAAGGCCATCGTGGCCCAGGGCAGCCAGGGCATCAAGATAAAGCATCCGGAGCGGATGCAGAAACTGGTCGAGGAGATAAAGGACTACCTGATGTCCTCGAAGATTACGGCGATTCTGGGCACGGTCGGCACGCCGCTGTTGTATGAAGTCAGCAACGCCATCGGCGCCATCCGGACCAAGAACAGTCAACTCAATGCCTGGGTGGATGAACTCAACGCCCATGAGATAGATAAGCACGTGGAAAAGATGGTGGCCTGCTCGTCCTGCATGGTTCATTGCCGGCACCGGAATACCATGGGCGGCGAGGGGCCGGAATATACGGCCATCGGGCTATTGGGCGCCAATCTGTGCATGGAAACCCCTGAGCAGGTCATCGAACTGAATAATATCTGCAACGAGCTGGGACTGGATATCTCGTCATCCGGCGGTATCCTGTCCTGGGCGTATGAATTATATGAAAAGGGCATTATCAATAAAGAAACCACCGGCGGGCTGGAACTGCGGTTCGGTGATTTGGAACTGAGCAAGAAACTGCTCCGGATGATTTCCCGGCGCGAGGGATTCGGCGATGTGTTGGCCGAGAGTTCCCGGGCCATCAAGACCTTCGGCCCGGAGTCGGCTGATTACCTGACCGCGGTCAAGGGCCTGCCCCAGAGCGACCCGCACGATGTCCGGTATGTCAAGGCCTTTGCCCTAGGGATAGCCACCTCGTCGCGCGGCGCGGACCACCTGCGCAGCCGGCCGACCCTGGAGATATTTTCCAAACTCCCGCCCGAAGTCAGGCAAAAGATATACGGCACCACCAACCAGGACCCGACGATACTGGACGAAAAGGAAAAGACCATCTATTTCTCTGAGAATATATTTTCCGTGATTGACGCGCTGGGTATCTGCAAATTCATCTGCCACGGTTTCAACAGCCCGCATTTCCTGAAGTATTCCCATTTCAGGGACCTGATATACGCGGCCACCGGCTGGGAGATTAGCGAGGAAGAATTGCGGGAGGTGGGCTGCCGGATTATTGATATGGAACGTATGTTCAACCTGAAACAGGGCTTGACCCGGGATGACGACACGCTGCCCAAGCGCTATTTTGACGACCCGATGCCGCTTAAGGTGTCCAAGGGCCATCACGTGGACCGGGCCCAGTTTGCCTTGGCCATCGACCGGTTCTATAAACTGCGCGACTGGACCGAGGACGGGAAATTGAAACCCGAGCGGGTCAAGGAGCTGGAAGGGATTAAGTAG